From the genome of Corallococcus macrosporus DSM 14697:
CGCGCCCTCGACGTCCCCCGTGGACGCCACCAGCGCCTCCACCGCGGCGGCCAGGCGCGCCTCGCTGTCGCGGCGGTGGACCAGCACGTCGCGCAGCGGCGCCACGGCCGGCGTCCCCAGCTTCGCCAGGGCGCCCACCACGGCGCGCCGCACCGCCCAGCTCTGGGCGTCCAGCCCGCCCACCAGCAGCGACAGGCTGGCGGCGCCGCGCCGGGCGAGCTGCTCCACCTCGTCCACCTGCGAGCGGTCCTCCGCCGACAATGTCAGGGGATGCAACGACGTCGAGGATGCCCCCGTCATGCCCGCTGCTCCCGCGGCGTCGGGGCCGCTTCGGGGTTGTCGCTCCCGCCACCCAGCGCGCCGCGCAGCCGCGTCAGGCTCTCCGCCTGCGCGCCCTGCAGCCGCGAGAGCTGGGACAGCCGGCCCGCCACCTCCTGCACCTCGGTGGCGGTGGTGGCCGCCGCGCGGGTCTGCTGCGTGGTGGCGGTGGTGATGTCGCGGGCCCGGAGGCGAAGCTCCTCCACGCTCTTGGCCAGGCCCTCCATCACGGTGGTCGCCTCCGCGCTGGCGCGCGCCACCACGGCCACGCCGGACGCCTGGCGGCCGGCGGCGTGGGTGAGCGAGGTGAGCGCCTCCGCCTGCTCGTCCAGCGCGCGCGCCGTCTGCCGGGCCACGCGCCGGACCTCGTCCGCCTCCCGCACCAGGCCGGTGAGCGCCTTGGCCTGCTCCTCGGTGGCCCGCGTCACGGAGGCGGCCAGCTTCGCCACCTGGCGGCTGGCCGTCTCGCCCTGCTTGAGGGCCCGGGCCTGCTCCGTCATGCCCCGCGCGGACTGGGCCACCTGCTTGCGCGTCTCCTCCATGGCCCGCGTCACCTCCTGGGAGGCCGTGGCCTGCTCGGCCAGCCCCACCAGGGTGCGCTGCGTGGCGGTGGCCGCCTCCTGCGCCAGCGTCCCCACCCCCGCCACGTCCCGGCTCTGCGCCGTCACGGCCGCGCTCACGCCCTGGACCAACTGGCGCATCTGCGAGGTCCCCTTGGCCAGGTCCGCCGCCGCCAGGGCCTGCTCCTGCACGGCGCGCGACACCTTCTGCGCCACCTCCGCGAGCTGCCCGTTGGAGCGCACCACGTCGCGCAGCGCGCGCGCCTGCTCCGCCGTGGCCTGCATCGTCTGCCGCGCCATGCGCCGCATCTCCGCGCCGCCCTGCGCCAGCGACTGGGCCGCCTGCGCCTGCTCCGCCGCGGACGAGGCGATGGCCCGCCCCTGCTCGCTCACCTTCGAGGTGCCCTGCACCAGCGCCTGGGTGGCCTGCACCTGCTCGCCGGAGGCGCGGGACACCTCGCGCACGTTGAGGCCCAGGTCATCCACGCCCTTGAGGATGGTGGACAGCGCGCGCTCGGCGTCCGCCGCCAGCGCCGCGCCCTCGTCCGCCGCCCGCACGCCCTCGCCCGTGGCGGTGGCCGCCTCGCGCGCCGTCGTCTGCAGGCCCCGGACGATTTTCGCCACGTCCGAGCTGGCCGCCGCCGCGCGGTCCGCCAGCGCGCGAATCTCCTCCGCCACCACCGCGAAGCCCCGGCCATGCTCCCCGGCGCGCGCCGCCTCGATGCTGGCGTTGAGGGACAACAGGTTCGTGCGGTCCGCGATGAGGTTGATGGTCTGCACGATGTCGCCAATCTCCTCGGCGCGCCGGCCCATCTCCTTCATCACCCCGGCCGAGCCGGTGATGGACTCGCGGATGCGGCCGAAGCCCGCGATGGAGCGCGTCACCGTGGCGCCGCCCTCGCGCGCCGTGGTGCCCACGCGCTCGGCGGTGGTGCGCGCCTCCTCCATCATCTGCGCCACCCGCCGCGTGGACGACTCGAGCTGCGCGGAGGCGGTGGCGCTGCCGGCCGCCAGGGTGTTGATCTGCTCCGAGGCCTTCGCCACCGTCTGGGCGGAGCGCGCGAGCTCTTCAATGGTGGCCGCGTTGGCATCCACCACCGCCGCGTTCTTCTCCGCCGTGGCGGCCACCTCCTCCACGCTGGCGGCCACCTCCTCCACCGTGGACGCGGTGGTGGCCGAGTGGGACTCCAGCGCGCGGGCGTTCTCCGCCACGCCCTTCACGCTGCGCGCCAGCTCCTCCACCGTGGCCGCCGTATCCTCCACGCTGGAGGCCATGCTCGTGGCGTCCCTGGACACCTCGGCCAGGGAGCGGACCAGCCCCGTCACCGCCTGCGTCACCTGCCCCACGCGCTCGCCCACGCCCTGGGAATCCGTGGACAGCCGGGCAATGCCCTTGGCCATCTCCTCGGCGGTGGCGGCCACCTGCTCCGTGGCGGCGGCGCTGGCCTGGTTGCGCGCGACCAGGTCCGCCACGGTGGCGTTCATCTCCGTCATGGAGGCCAGCAGCTCTTCACTGGACGCGGCCAGCTCCTCCGCGTTGGCGCTCACGCCCTTCACCGAGCGCGACACCTCCTCCAACGCCCCCGCCGTGGTGTCGGACGAGGCCGCCAGGTGCGCGGCGTCCTTGCGCACGCCGGCCACGGAGGCGTTCACCTCCTGCAAGGTGCCCGCGGTGGCCTCGGCCTCCTGGGCCTGGGCGCGCGCGGACTCGCTCACCGTGCGCTGCGAGCGCACCAGCTCCTGGACGGACTGCCCCGTCTCCTCCGCGTACGCGGCCACCAGCTCGATGGCGGCGCGCACCTGCTCCAGGGCCGCGACCTGCTCGTTGCCGCCCGAGGCCAGCCGCGCCGCGAGCCCCTCCACCGACTGCACCAGGCCCACGCCCTCCTGGACGCCGCGCAACGCGTCCTCGGCCAGGGTGCGCGCCTCCACCTGCCCCGCCCCTGCGTTACCGCTGTCCGTCGCCATCCAACGTCTCCTCCCCGATGACCCGAGGGAAATCGATGAGCATCACCAGCCGCGGGCCCACCTGGGCCACGGCCTTCACGAACCCGTGCGCTCCCTCCACGACCAGCGGAGGGGGCGGCTTGAGCTGCTGGGGGTCCAGCTTCAGCACCTCGCGGGCGCTGTCCACCACCAGCCCCACGACCCGGTTGCCGAGCTGCGCCACCACCACCCGGGAGTCCAGCGTGCGCGCCACCGCCGGCAGCCCGAAGCGCAGGCGGGCATCCACCACCGGGATGACGCGCCCGCGCACCTGCACCAGCCCGGCCACGTGCGGCGCGGCGCCCGGCACGGGCGTGGCCCCCGTGAAGGACTCCATCTGGAGCACGTCCGCCGCGGGCAGCACGTACTCCGCTCCGTCCACCTTGAACACCACGTGCAGCACGCTCATATGAGGCGCCCTTCTTCCCGGGCCAGGCCGCCCTGCCGCCGCGGCGAACCCTTTGCGCGCGCGAGCCCCAGCGCAGCCAGGTCCAGCACCAGCGTCGGCTGGCCATCCCCCAGGTCCGTGGCGCCCACCACGCCGGGCACGCGCACCAGGGGGTCCTCCAGCGGGCGCAGGACGATTTCCTGCTGTCCCACCAACCGGTCCACGCCGAACGCGATGAGCTCACCGCGCTGGCGCACGAGGAGCGCCTTGGCCGCCGGGCCCTCACACCCGCCCAGCCCCGCCCGGCCCAGCAGCCGGGCCAGCGTCAGGAGCGGCACCGTGTTGCCCCGGCGCTCCACCAGGCACACGCCCCCCGCGCCCGCCGGCCGCACCACCTGCGCGGCGTCCACCTCGATGAGCTCCTCCACGGAGCCCACCGCGACGGCGTAGCGCAGCCCGGCGCACTCGAAGACGAGCGCGTCCAGCAGCGTAATCGTCAGCGGCACGCGGAGCCGGAAGGTGGTGCCGGCGCCCGGGCGCGTCTCCAGCCCCAGCTCTCCGCCCAACTGGTCCACGATGATGCGGTGGACGATGTCCATGCCCATGCCCCGCCCGCTCGTCGCGTTGGCGGCGTCCCGGGTGGAGAAGCCGGGGCGGCAGAGGACCTCCAGCAGCGCGTCCGGCGAGGCGGGCACCGGCACGCCCGCGCGCGCGGCCACCGCCTGCGCGTCCACGCCGCGGCCGTCATCCGACACCGTGAGGTCCAGGAGCCCTCCGGCCCGGCCATGGCTGGCCACGCGCACCACGCCCTCGTCGGGCTTGCCCGCGGCGCGGCGCGCCTCCGGGAGCTCCAGCGCGTGGTCCACCGCGTTGCGCACCAGGTGCACCAGCGCGGGCAGCAGCCGGTCCGCCACGGCCTTGTCCAGCTCCGCGTCGCCCACGTCCAGCTCCAGCCGCACCGACTTGCCCGTGCTGCGGCGCAGGCCGCGCACCAGCAGCGGCAGCCGCTCCAGCACGTCCCCCACCCGCACCATGCGCAGGCGGAGGATGGCCGCGCGCATGTCGCGGAGCTGGCGCGCGTTCTCCTGGAGGATGGCCTGCAGCTCGCGCGTGGGCGCCCCGGCCGCCGTCAGCGCCGCCACCGCGCGGGCCAGGCGCGAGCGGTTGACGACGAGCGCCGCCAGCCGCTCCAGGGCCTCGTCCAGCCGGGACACCTCCACCCGCAGCGAGCCGCCGCCCCGCCGCGCCTCCTCGGGCTCCTCGTCCGGGGCCGCGAGCTCGGGCAGCGGCTCCGGCGCGCTGGCGGGCGCCGCGGTGAGCGCGCGCACCGACGCGGGCGGGCCTCCCGCCGCCTCCAGCAACGCGGCGTCCGGGGCCTCGGTGAGCAGCAGCAGCACGAAGGTGAGCGCCCCGCCGCCCGCGGCGGGGCCCGACAGGGGCAGCACCTTCACCGTGTCGCCCAGGGCCGCCACGCGCTCGCGCACGCTGTTGATGGTGACGCCGTGGGCCGCGCGGTCCGCGCCGGGGATGAAGTCCAGCCGCACCGCCCGGCGTCCGCCGGTGGCGCCCGTGACGAGCTGCTCGCGCTCCGCGGCGGAGAGCCGGGCGGCCACCGCCTCCTCCAGCGCCAGCGCGGCGGGCGCGGCCCTCGGGGCGCCGCCGCCCGAGCTCCCCTCGGCCTCGAGCGCCTCCAGCCGCGACAGCAGCCCCGGCGGCACCGGCGCGGCCTGCTTGCCCGCGGCGAGCTGGCGCACCCGCTGCTCGATTTCGCGCAGCCCCTCCATCAGCGGCTCCACGCTGGCCTCGGGCAGCCGGCCTCCGGCGCGGTCGGCGTGGCGCAGGCACGTCTCCATCCAATGGGTGATGTCGACGATGGGCTCCACGTCCACCATGGCGGACAGGCCCTTGATGGTGTGCACGGCGCGGAAGAGCTCACGCACGGCGCGCGGGTTCGCGAGCCCCCGCCGGATGCTGGCCTCCATGGCCAGCAACTGACGGTGCCCCGTCCCCAGCAGCTCCTCCGCTTCCGCCAGGTAGGCGGGGAGGAAGTCCGCGAGGTCCACGGACGCGCTCAAGCGCGCCTCCCCTCCAGGAGCCCACGCACCTCCGACAGGATGGCGTCGGGCGTGAAGGGCTTCGTCATGAAGCGGCTCGCGCCCGCGGCCAACGCCCGGGCCCGCGAGGCATCGTCCCCGCGCGTGGTGACGATGATGATGGGCAACTCACGCAGCCGGTCCTGCCCCCGCACGAACTCCACCACCTCGATGCCACCGATGTCCGGCATGTTCAGGTCCAGCACCAGCAAGTCGTAGGGCTGGAGCGACAACCGCTCGATGGCCTCCAGGCCGCTGGAGGCATGCGTGAAGGTGAGGCCCGGATACGGCCGCAGGCACGCGACCACCATGTCGCGCATCACCTTGCTGTCATCGACGACGAGCACCTCAGCCATGGCATCCCCTGGAAACGGCCACCGAACCTAGAGCGATTCCGCGAAGTTGAAAGACATGGCCGGACATGAGGCTGTTACAGCGCACACTGGCGGACAGTCCACAGAGACGACGCGCCTCCTCTGGAACAGAGGGTGCCAGCCAGGACGCGCCCGGGGTGCGGCCAGGCCCTTGACGCCCCGTGCGCCCGCGCCCCTGGAGGGCAGCGGCCCGTCCACTTTGCTGCTGACCCACGGCTTCATCGCCTGGTGCCGTGCGCGCCGCGTTCGCTCGGACAATCAGTCCCTCACCGCGGGCGGGCCCTCGCGGGGCAGGCGGACACGGAAGGTCGCGCCCTCTCCGGGCGCGCTGTCCACGGACACCCCGCCCCCATGCGCCTCCACGATGCGGCGCAGCCGGTACAGCCCCAGGCCCAGCCCGCCGTAGTGCCGCACCGGCACGGCGCGCTCGAAGCGCCGGAAGAGGCTCTCCAGCCGCCCGGGCGCGATGCCGATGCCATGGTCCTTCACCATCAGCGTCGCCACGTCCTGCCCGGCCTCCAGCGCCACCTCCACCGGCTTGCCCGGCCCGAACTTCATCGCGTTGGACAGCAGGTGCGTCATCACCTGGGACAGGCGCGCCGCGTCCCACCGCCCCGGCGTGGGCTCCAGCGGGCCGAGCACCAGCAGGCAGCCCGCGCGCGCCGCCGCCTCCTCCGAACGTGTCACCGCCTCGCGCACCACGCGCGCCAGGTCCACGTCCTCCAGGTGCAGGCGCGGGGCGCCGCCCTGGAGCTGGGACACGTCCAGCAGCGACTCCACCAGGTCCGACAGGCGCTGCACCTGCCGGTCCGCGGAGTCCAGCGCGCGCTCCAGCCGCGCCGTGCCGTGCCCCAGCCCCGCGCGCAGCACGCCCTGGGCGCCCTGCACGCGCAGGCGCAGCGCCGCCAGCGGGGTGCGCAGCTCGTGGGCCGCCACGCTGAGGAAGTCATCGCGCGCGCGCACCGCCTCCTGCGTCTCGCGGTAGAGGCGGAGCTGCTCCGTCACGTCGCCAATGATGCCGGCCATCCGCACCGGGCGGCCTTGCGCGTCCCGCAGGGCCCGGCCCCGGCTCACGCACGAGCGCCAGGTGCCGGTGACGTGCCGCAGCCGCAGGGACACGTCATAGGGCGCGCCCCGCTCCAGGTGCGCGGACAGCGCGGCCATGACGTCTGGCCGGTCCTCCGGGTGAATCAGCTCCAGGAAGGCGGAGAACGTCCCGCCGAAGTCCCCCGGCTCCAGGCCCAGCATCTCCAGCAGCGGCGGGCTACAGTAGAAGGCCTGGCCGCGCAAGTCCCAGTCCCAGATGCCGTCATAGGAGCCGCTCACCACCAGCCGGTACCGCGCCTCGCTCTCCCGCGCGGTGCGCTCGGCCTGCTCCAGCAGCCCCACCCGCCGCTCCAACTGCCGCACCATCCGGTACAGGTGGTCCTCGGTGCTCAGGTCCGTGGGCGGCGCGGTGTGGGAAGGGCCACCGGCGCGCAGCTCGCGCAGCAGCGCGCCCAGCAGCTCGTCCCCCTCCTGCGTCCTGCGCACGAAGCCGTTGGCCCCCACGTTGTGGGCCATGCGCAAATCCAACTCGTCCGGCGCCACGGTGTGCGTGAGGATGACGGGCACCCGGGCCAGCCGCGGGTCCTGCCGCAGCCCCAGGCACAGCTTGAAGCCGTCCATGCCCGGCATCAGCGCGTCCGCCAGCACCACGTCCGGGCCGCGGCGCCGCGCCAGGTCCAGCGCCGTGGCGCCGTCCGCCGCCAGGGACACCTCGAAGCGGAAGGGCGCCAGGTGCAGCTGCGCCAGCTTGCGGGAGACCGGGTCGTCGTCCGCCACCAGCACCCGGGGCCGCCGGGCGTCCAGGCCCCACCCCGCCTCCACCGGGACGGCCTGCCGGGCCCCCTCCACCAACGCCCCCAGCGACAGGGGCCGGCCCAGGTAGCGCTCCACGGGCAGGTCGAGCGGGCGCAGCGCCTCCCGCTCCGCCGGGAAGGCGCTGATTTGGAGCAAGGCCCCCGCGAGCTCCAGGGCGCTCCGCAGCGCCTCCAGGTGCGTCCCGTCCGCCACCAGGTGCCCCGCGCTCGCCACCACCACCTGCACCGACTGCGTCTGCAGCAGCGTCAAGGCGCCCGGCACGTCCGCGGAGACCCAGACCTTCCAGCCCTGACTCTCCAGCGCGAGCACCTGGAGCTCCCGGGTGGCGCCGGGGTCTTCGATGAGCAGGAGGGAGGGCGTCATCACGACGGGTCGAAGGCGGGCGGGCGGCCAGGACGCCCCGGCGCCCTGGATGAAGGAAAGAGTCGCAGTCTGGGCACCGGACGCGATGAGTCAAGCAGTCCGGCAGCAAGTGTTCTCCGGTGCAAATGACCGCCAGTCGGCCGCCTCCGGCCCCTCCATCCCGGAACGCACCTGGGTGGCGGATGCATCCGGAGCGGCATCGGTATCTCGCCGACAGTCGCAGCCGGCCATCCAGGGGCCGGCTGTGGCCAGCCCGCCCCCCCGGAGGTCTTTCCCAGCGACATGCCGCGCGTCTTCTTGGAAATCCCGCTTCTCACCCCGGCCTCTGGACTCCAGGCGGGCCCGCCACCTGGCACGGGGCCCCGGGACAAGGTCCACCCAGGCACGGCGGCAACGGCGATTCTTCTGCATCCGGATTGCATTGGAAACGGATACAACCGTCAGCCGGAAGCCTGTGCGGGGAGTCGGGGGAGACCCGCTGGGATGCGCAACGCGGAGCGCGAGGACTCAACGCTCCGGGTCTCAGCAGGGTGAAAGTGACCGTCAAATCGGTTATCGAAAGGGCATCATGGGAGCAAAGAGAAGCGCCGTGCAGCCGAAGCTCACCGAGTTCCAGGACCGGATCCGCTCCGCGGGCCTGCGCAGCACCGCGCCGCGCGTGGCGGTGCTGCGGGAGCTGGAGGACGCCACCTCGCCAATGAGCCACGCGGACCTGGTGGACGCGCTGGGGGACGAGGGCTACGACCGGGTCACCATCTACCGCAACCTGACGGACCTCACCGAGGCCGGGCTGGTGGTGCGGGCGGACCTGGGCGACCACGTCTGGCGCTTCGAGCTGAAGCGCGCCGGCGAGGCGCACGGCGGCAACCACCCGCACTTCACCTGCACCGACTGCGGCACGGTGGCCTGTCTGCCGGAGGAGTCGGTCCGCATCGCGGCCTCCAAGGGCGTGCCCCGCGCGGTGTCCCAGCGCTCGGTGGAAGTGCAGCTTCGCGGCCTCTGCGACGGCTGCAACTGACCTGTCGCGGCGCCAGGGCGCGCCGCGCCCCTCCCCGGGAAGAGGACTGGAGAGCGGCCTGGCATGCGTCGGGGGCTGAGCATTTCCCCGCCCCCAGGCCCGCCGCGCGCTTCCCCCTTCGAGGGGGCGGACACATCGTGGGGACGGCGCCGCGGGGGAGATTGCCCCGCCTCCGCCGGAGGCTTCGGTGCAACCGCTCCAGACACTGCTGGTCGTCGACGACGACCTCGACATCCGAGACGCGCTCCAGGACGTGTTCGAGCTGGAAGGCTACGCCGTCCTCCTCGCCGCGGACGGGCTGGAGGCCCTCGCGCACCTCCGGCAGGTGGAGTCCATGCCGGACCTCATCCTGTTGGACCTGATGATGCCGCGCATGGACGGCTTCGCCTTCCGCGAGGCGCTGCGGCATGACACCAGCTTCAGCCGCATCCCCGTGCTGGTGGCCAGCGCGGACCTGGACGTGCAGGGCGCGGCGGAGGGCCTGGGCGTCGCCGGCTGGCTGCGCAAGCCGCTGGACCTGAGCGAGCTGCTCAACGCGGTGAAGCGGCTCAGCCATCTCCCCAACTGACGCCGGGCGCCCGCCGGCCTGCCCTCCAATCAGGAGCGAGGCGCGGACACCCGGCCCGGATTGGCGAGCGCGGAAAGCGGCCCCACCCTTGCTTCCAGGAGCCAGTCAATCCAACCGGAACCGAGGGGGAGAGAAACCATGAAGAAGCTCATCGCCACATTCGCGTTGTGCGTGGGAAGCGCCGCTTTCGCGCAGCAGCAGCCGCCGCCGTCGGAGACGCAGGTGCCCCGTCCCGGCACGGAGAAGAGCACCGGCGTGGACGCCACGGAGGTCGGCCCCGCCATTGGCGAGGCGGCCAAGGACGTGACGGGCGTCCAGACGGAGGACGAAGGCACCTTCAAGAGGGACAAGGCCATGAGCCTGCGAGGCACCCTCAAGGACGCCACCGCGGACGGCGTGAGCCTCTCCCGCCCGGGGCTGCCCGACGCGGACCTGGACGTGCGCGACAAGACGGTGCTGATGCTGGACGGCAAGAAGGTCGCCAAGACGGACCAGATTCCGGAGGGCTCCGCGGTGCGCGCCAGGTTCCAGTTGGAGGGCCAGGAGGTCGTCGCGGTGGAGCTGCGCGCCACCAGCCCCAAGGGCGCCCAGAAGCAGCAGCCGGGCACCGGCGGCGCGGGCACGCAGACGCATGAGTCGGTCGACAAGGAGCTGGACGGCACGCCGACGCGGTAGTCCTCGCGACACACGCCTCGCGCGACAGGGCGGGCCCGCTTCCACGCCGGAGGCGGGCCCGTTGTCTTTTTTCACAGCGAGGTCACCGGCTTCCCCTGCCGCGGAAGGCTTTTTCCCACGCTGACCCGCTTTCCCAGGCGGCCAGGCGTCCCCAGCCCGGTACGCGGATTGCTGTGCGTCCCGCGGGAGGAGGATTGCGGTGAATCGACGACTGTGGGGCGGGCTTCTCGGGGCGGTGGTGATGGCGACGTGGGCGTGCGGTGGCTCGAACGAGCCCTCCCCCCCCATGACGGACAACGATATCGACAACGGACCACCGGCGGGGCGGCCCGAGCCGGACGCGGGCACGCAGCCGGACGCGGGCACGCAGCCGGACGCGGGCACGCAGCCGGACGCCGGCACGCGGCCGGACCCGGAGCCCGACGCGGGCACCGAGCCGGACGCCGGCACGGACCCGGAGCCCGACGCGGGCAGCGGCCCGCCCGAGGGCCCATGGCCGACGGACGCGGTGACGAACTACTCGGCGCGCTACAACCTCTCCCGGGCGCAGGCCATGGGCGTGGACGCGGCGCACAACATCTGGCTGCTGGATGGCGACCGGATTGGCGTGCTGCGCGCGGACACACAGCAGGTCGTCTGGACGCGCGCGCCCATTGGCCAGGCGCAAGGCGGCTTCGGTCCGGACCGCGCGGCCACCGGCTCCACCGTCATCTGCGGCGGCAGCGCGGGCCGCGCCTACGTGGGCTACGCCACGACGGACCTGCGCGAGGACCCGGAGTTCCCGGGCCTGCAGCCCAACTACATCGTCAGCCCCAACGAGTGCTACCAGCC
Proteins encoded in this window:
- a CDS encoding methyl-accepting chemotaxis protein, with translation MATDSGNAGAGQVEARTLAEDALRGVQEGVGLVQSVEGLAARLASGGNEQVAALEQVRAAIELVAAYAEETGQSVQELVRSQRTVSESARAQAQEAEATAGTLQEVNASVAGVRKDAAHLAASSDTTAGALEEVSRSVKGVSANAEELAASSEELLASMTEMNATVADLVARNQASAAATEQVAATAEEMAKGIARLSTDSQGVGERVGQVTQAVTGLVRSLAEVSRDATSMASSVEDTAATVEELARSVKGVAENARALESHSATTASTVEEVAASVEEVAATAEKNAAVVDANAATIEELARSAQTVAKASEQINTLAAGSATASAQLESSTRRVAQMMEEARTTAERVGTTAREGGATVTRSIAGFGRIRESITGSAGVMKEMGRRAEEIGDIVQTINLIADRTNLLSLNASIEAARAGEHGRGFAVVAEEIRALADRAAAASSDVAKIVRGLQTTAREAATATGEGVRAADEGAALAADAERALSTILKGVDDLGLNVREVSRASGEQVQATQALVQGTSKVSEQGRAIASSAAEQAQAAQSLAQGGAEMRRMARQTMQATAEQARALRDVVRSNGQLAEVAQKVSRAVQEQALAAADLAKGTSQMRQLVQGVSAAVTAQSRDVAGVGTLAQEAATATQRTLVGLAEQATASQEVTRAMEETRKQVAQSARGMTEQARALKQGETASRQVAKLAASVTRATEEQAKALTGLVREADEVRRVARQTARALDEQAEALTSLTHAAGRQASGVAVVARASAEATTVMEGLAKSVEELRLRARDITTATTQQTRAAATTATEVQEVAGRLSQLSRLQGAQAESLTRLRGALGGGSDNPEAAPTPREQRA
- a CDS encoding chemotaxis protein CheW — translated: MSVLHVVFKVDGAEYVLPAADVLQMESFTGATPVPGAAPHVAGLVQVRGRVIPVVDARLRFGLPAVARTLDSRVVVAQLGNRVVGLVVDSAREVLKLDPQQLKPPPPLVVEGAHGFVKAVAQVGPRLVMLIDFPRVIGEETLDGDGQR
- a CDS encoding chemotaxis protein CheA — encoded protein: MSASVDLADFLPAYLAEAEELLGTGHRQLLAMEASIRRGLANPRAVRELFRAVHTIKGLSAMVDVEPIVDITHWMETCLRHADRAGGRLPEASVEPLMEGLREIEQRVRQLAAGKQAAPVPPGLLSRLEALEAEGSSGGGAPRAAPAALALEEAVAARLSAAEREQLVTGATGGRRAVRLDFIPGADRAAHGVTINSVRERVAALGDTVKVLPLSGPAAGGGALTFVLLLLTEAPDAALLEAAGGPPASVRALTAAPASAPEPLPELAAPDEEPEEARRGGGSLRVEVSRLDEALERLAALVVNRSRLARAVAALTAAGAPTRELQAILQENARQLRDMRAAILRLRMVRVGDVLERLPLLVRGLRRSTGKSVRLELDVGDAELDKAVADRLLPALVHLVRNAVDHALELPEARRAAGKPDEGVVRVASHGRAGGLLDLTVSDDGRGVDAQAVAARAGVPVPASPDALLEVLCRPGFSTRDAANATSGRGMGMDIVHRIIVDQLGGELGLETRPGAGTTFRLRVPLTITLLDALVFECAGLRYAVAVGSVEELIEVDAAQVVRPAGAGGVCLVERRGNTVPLLTLARLLGRAGLGGCEGPAAKALLVRQRGELIAFGVDRLVGQQEIVLRPLEDPLVRVPGVVGATDLGDGQPTLVLDLAALGLARAKGSPRRQGGLAREEGRLI
- a CDS encoding response regulator produces the protein MAEVLVVDDSKVMRDMVVACLRPYPGLTFTHASSGLEAIERLSLQPYDLLVLDLNMPDIGGIEVVEFVRGQDRLRELPIIIVTTRGDDASRARALAAGASRFMTKPFTPDAILSEVRGLLEGRRA
- a CDS encoding ATP-binding protein, which encodes MTPSLLLIEDPGATRELQVLALESQGWKVWVSADVPGALTLLQTQSVQVVVASAGHLVADGTHLEALRSALELAGALLQISAFPAEREALRPLDLPVERYLGRPLSLGALVEGARQAVPVEAGWGLDARRPRVLVADDDPVSRKLAQLHLAPFRFEVSLAADGATALDLARRRGPDVVLADALMPGMDGFKLCLGLRQDPRLARVPVILTHTVAPDELDLRMAHNVGANGFVRRTQEGDELLGALLRELRAGGPSHTAPPTDLSTEDHLYRMVRQLERRVGLLEQAERTARESEARYRLVVSGSYDGIWDWDLRGQAFYCSPPLLEMLGLEPGDFGGTFSAFLELIHPEDRPDVMAALSAHLERGAPYDVSLRLRHVTGTWRSCVSRGRALRDAQGRPVRMAGIIGDVTEQLRLYRETQEAVRARDDFLSVAAHELRTPLAALRLRVQGAQGVLRAGLGHGTARLERALDSADRQVQRLSDLVESLLDVSQLQGGAPRLHLEDVDLARVVREAVTRSEEAAARAGCLLVLGPLEPTPGRWDAARLSQVMTHLLSNAMKFGPGKPVEVALEAGQDVATLMVKDHGIGIAPGRLESLFRRFERAVPVRHYGGLGLGLYRLRRIVEAHGGGVSVDSAPGEGATFRVRLPREGPPAVRD
- a CDS encoding Fur family transcriptional regulator, which produces MGAKRSAVQPKLTEFQDRIRSAGLRSTAPRVAVLRELEDATSPMSHADLVDALGDEGYDRVTIYRNLTDLTEAGLVVRADLGDHVWRFELKRAGEAHGGNHPHFTCTDCGTVACLPEESVRIAASKGVPRAVSQRSVEVQLRGLCDGCN
- a CDS encoding response regulator, producing MQPLQTLLVVDDDLDIRDALQDVFELEGYAVLLAADGLEALAHLRQVESMPDLILLDLMMPRMDGFAFREALRHDTSFSRIPVLVASADLDVQGAAEGLGVAGWLRKPLDLSELLNAVKRLSHLPN